A segment of the bacterium genome:
TCTTCACCGAGCTGACGACGGTCGACACCAACCCCTCCAGAATCTGCTGCGCCTGCTTCTTCGTCACATCTCCCGCCTTGGCCAACCGCTCAATCAGCTGCGACTTCGTCATATGATCCCCACCTTTCAGTTGAGTAAACCGTTGTCCTAACTGCCCGGCAAAATCGGTCCTTACTTGCCCTCAGCCCGGACCTCCTGTCAAGAGTATTCTTGTTGTTGACGGGGCGCGGATTCGCTTGTGCCCGTAGGTGAAACCGGACCTGAGCGCCCCGTCAGTCCGCGGCCGGTCGGATCAGCACGTGGCGCGACGGCTCACGGCCGACGCTCTGCGAATCGAGACCGTACGCGTCGGCGAGTTGATGCTGCAGCCGGCGCAGGTAGGCGGGGCGCGGCGACAGCTCCACCGGGCGGCGCTGCGCGATCACCTCGATCACCGCGCCCTCCGCTTCGCGCAGCGCCTCGTCCTGGTCGGGATGCGGCGCGTCGAGGTCGAACAGCTCGCGCAGGGCGAGCTCGATCTTGCCCGGGCTGCTCGACGCCACCGCGTGCACGCGCGCGCCGGGGGCGAAGCCGTCGCGCAGGCGGCGCGGCTGCTTGCGAACGATCGCGCGCAGGGTCAGCACGACGTCCGCCTGCTGCGGCGAGTCGACGACCACCGCCGGCACCTGCAGGGCGCGCACGGCGCGCTCGACGCGCTCGCGCCGGAGCGCGTACGGGAAGATGCGCAGCGGCCGTTCGCCTTGCGGCGCAACGGCGTGCGCCGGCTGCGGCACGGCGGGGGACGGTGCCGGGGCCTCGACCGACACGCTGCCGTCGGGGCGGCGGACGCGCCATTCCGGCTCGACGACCTGGTGGCGCAGCAGGCGATCGACGGTCATCGCGACGTCGACGTGCACCGCGAAGCGTTCGCGGTCGCGGATCTCGACGACGACGTCGAAGGTCGGCGGCGCCTTGCGCTCGAGCACCGTCTTCTGCGTCCGCCGCCGCCGCGCCTCCTCGTCACCGAGCGTCACCGGCTGGATGCCGCCGACGAGATCGGCGAGCGTCGGATTGGCGACCAGATTCTCGAGCGAGTTGCCGTGCGCCGTGGCGATCAGTTGCACGCCGCGCTCGGCGATGGTGCGCGCCGCCAGCGCCTCCGCCTCGGTGCCGATCTCGTCGATCACCACCACTTCGGGCATGTGGTTCTCGACCGCCTCGATCATCACCGCGTGCTGGCGCTCCGGCGCCGGCACCTGAATGCGGCGCGCGCGACCGATGCCCGGGTGCGCGATGTCGCCGTCGCCGCCGATCTCGTTCGAGGTGTCGACGATCATCACCCGCCGCTGCAGGTCGTCGGCGAGCACGCGCGCCGCCTCGCGCAGCAAGGTGGTCTTGCCGACACCCGGGCGGCCGACGAGCAGGATGCTTTTCCCGGCCTCGACGACGTCGCGCACGACGTCGATCGTGCCGTAGACCGCGCGGCCGACGCGGCAGGTGACGCCGACGATGTCGCCCATGCGGTTCCGCAACGCCGAGATACGGTGCAGGGTGCGCTCGATGCCGGCGCGGTTGTCGGCGTTGAACTGGCCGACGCGCGCCGCGACGTAGTCGAGGTCCTCGCGCGTCACCACGTCCGCGGCGAGCGGCGTGACGCCGTCGGCGAAGCGCGCTTCCGGCAGGCGGCCGAGGTCGCAGACGACCTCGATCACCTCGGCGGCACGCGGGTCGGCCCGCAGCGCATCGCAGACCCGCGGCGGCAGCACCGCGAGCAATTGGTCGAGGTTGTCCGTGACTTCCGTGCGCGTTGCTCGAACCCCAACGGCCGTGGTGGATCGCACGCCCGCAGCGTACCTCAGAAGCGGCGCGAAAGCGACGGGCGGTCGGCGGGGGCCGCGGCGTCGGCCGCCGTGGCCGCCGCGCCATCGCCCGACGGGTCGAGGACGGCGCGCGGCACGGCGCGAAGGAGCTGGGTGACCAGGCTCGACTCGCGCTTGAAGAAGCCGTCGGTGTGGAACGAGTCGCGCAGTCCGAGCAACTGATAGTCGAGGTGGTGCCCCATCTCGTGCACCAGGGTGCGCAGGAAGGTCTTGTAGGCCACCACCTGGCCGCGCTTCGCGGTCAGCATCCAGATGCTGATCACCTCGCGCTGACCGGCGGACTGATAGAGCCCGTGCAACTCGCCGCGCGCGTCGGAGGGGCGCTCGGCCTTCACCTCGACGCGCAGCGACCGCACCCGCAGCGTCGCGCACAGCTCGTCGCAGATCACCTGGGCGACCCGCGCGGTGCGCGGGCGATCGGCGTGCGCCAACGCCCACTCGAGCAGCGCCACCGCCTTGGCCAGGCGGGCGGTCACCCGCACCGGGATGGCGGCGACGGCGTTGCTGCGGTCGTACTCGCGCTGCTGGGCGCGGGAGAGGCGGTGGCGGAAGTTGGCCATGGACCGCAGCCGCCGGACGTCCTCACCGCGGCGCGGGCCGCGACGCGCCGGCCCGCAGCGCGCCGTCACCGCGCTTGCCGAGATTGCGGAACGGCGAGCCGCCGCGGCCGCCGGAATCGCACCCGGGAGCCGCGAGCAGCAGCCAGACGGCCAGCGCCGCGCCCGCCGCGGGCCAGCGCCGCGATGCCATCTACGCGGCGGAACGCGCCGGACGGCGCGACCGAGCCAGGCGGCGCGCCACCTCGCTCGGCGAATAGGGCGAGTCGTAGACGCCTGGGCGGTACCCGGTGAAGGTCAACCCCTCGAGGTCGTGGGCGTCCACCTCGACGAACACCCGCTGCAACCCCTCCGGCAGCGCCGCCGGCTCGTCGGGCGCCGGCACCGGCCGCTCGTCGGAGACCGCCCGGTGGGTTCCGATGTCGAGGGGAAAGATGAGATCGGCGAACGGGATCTCGTGGGCGGGCGCGCCGCCGGGTGCGATCCACTGTCCGCCGCGACGTCGCACGAACCAGACGCGCGCCATGGCAGCAATCCTCAATGCGTGGTGACGGCTCCGCCCGAGGTCGCGCCCAGCATCTGGCTCACGGCGTCGTAGGCCGGCGACAGCAGATGGTCGAGCGTCTCGGTGAGCAGGTGTTCCAGATCCGACAGGTCGTCCACGGTCAGCGCCGAGACGTCCTGGTGCATGCCGTGCAGCGCCCAGATGGTCGTGCGCAACCGGCTCCGCACGTCCTCCAGCGTCCGCAGCACCTCCTGGGCATCGATCGGCCCCTCATCCTGGTGCTCGTCTGACATCGCGTCCTCCCTGGGCCCGACCGTCGCCGGGTAGCGCGAAGCTGTCACGCCACCATACGCAGTGCAAGCCGAGTTGCGCCCGCCGTGGAACGGCGACCGCCCGATCGACCGACGCCGATCGTGTCCCGCCGCTCGTCCCCTGCCCGTCAGTCGCCGACCGAGTCCCAGTCGATCTCCCAGAACTCGGGGATCGCCGGTCGCAGCTCGAAGTGGCCGCCGAAGCACTGGAAGCTCGGCTGGTGCGCGAGGCGCTCGGTGAGCAGATGGCGATGGGTCGCGAGGTCCCCGCCGGGCGGCAGGCCGAGGTCCACCCGTTGGCGCTGGCCGCATTTCTTGCACGCCACGTCGACCCGCACGGGTCGCCCGCTCACGACGTCGGCCGGGGTTGCGGCGCCGGCGTGCCCGGCGCCGCGAACGGCGCGATCTGGTCGGCGCGCGCCTTGGCCTGGGCGGTGAGCGCCTCGCGCACCTTGTGCACCAGGCGATCCTGCTGCTGCACCCGCCGCTCGATGCTGCGGAACTGCGCCAGCGGCACGTTCTTCGTCGCCAGCTCCTGGTCCAGCGTCAGGTCGTGGTTGGCCTGCATCGCCGTGTACACGTCGATGTAGAGCTGCAGCTCCTCGGGCGTCACGTCTTCGCCCGGCGACGGCGCCGGCTCCTGCGCCTCGGGGCGCATGCCGAAGAGCAATGCGCCCACCAGGGCGCCCATCGCGGCGACGCCGAGGACGACGCTGGTGAGACGGACGATCATGTAGAGCGGACGCCGGGCCACGGCGCGGCCGATCCTCGCCCGATCGATCCGGCAAAGCAAGTGGCGTCGTCTCCCCACTGGCAGCCCGACGGCGATCCGCGCTAATGGTCCGGCGATGGCGCTGTCCTACGAAGCGGTGGGGGTCGATACCGAGGGCGTGGACAGCGGATTGCGCCGCCTGGCGGAGTGGATCAACGCCACCTTCGCCTTCAATCCGGCGCGGCCGATGCTGCCGCTCGGATACTACGCCAACGTGCTCCCGGTCGGCGCAGAGCTGGCGGTGGCGATCTCCACCGACGGCGTCGGCACCAAGCTGCTGATCGCCCAGCGGCTGGGGCGTTACGACACCGTCGGCATCGACTGCGTGGCGATGAACGCCAACGACGTGATCTGCGTCGGCGCCCGACCGCTGTCGCTGGTCGACTACATCGCCGTCCATCACGTCGACGGCGACGCGCTGGCCGCCATCGCCAAAGGGCTGCACGACGGCGCCCGCCTCGCCGACCTCAACATCCCCGGCGGCGAGATCGCCCAACTGCGCGAGATGGTGCACGAGAGCGAGGGGTATCCGTTCGAGCTGGTCGGCACCTGCATCGGCACGCTGCACCCGCAGCGCCTGCTGATCGGGGCCGCGGTCGACGCCGGCGACGTCGTCGTCGGCATCGCCAGCAGCGGCCTGCACAGCAACGGCTACACGCTCGCCCGCCACGCGCTGCTCGAACGCGCCGGTCTGCGCCTCGAGGGCCGGATCGCCGAGCTCGGGCGCACCCTCGGCGAGGAGCTGCTCGAGCCGACCACCATGTACGTGCGACCGGCGATGGCGATGCTCGACGCCGGACTGCCGGTGAAAGCGCTGCTCCACATCACCGGCGACGGACTGCTCAACCTGTCGCGCATCGCCGCGCCCATGGGGTTCGTCATCGACCGCCCCCTGCCGCCGCCGCCGATCTTCGCGCTCATCCAGCGCGCCGCCGACGTGAGCGAGGCCGAGATGTACCGGACCTTCAACATGGGCACCGGGCTCGGCGTCGTCGTGCCGCCCGCCGCCGCCGAGCGGGCGATCGGCATCGCCGCCGAGCACGGGCAGCGCGCCCAGGTCATCGGCTACGCGACCCCCGACGCCGAGCGGCGCATCTGGCTGCCGGCCGCCGGGTTGGTCGGCGCCGGCAAGCGGTTCCTTCCCCTGGACGGGCCGCCACCGGCGGCCTGATCGCCGGCCGGTCGATCGCCGCGCAGAATTCGGGTGCGTTAGCCCGGCGCAGCCGCTATGCGTGAGCCGATCGCTCCATGCCCGCCCGTCCGCTGATCCGCGCGCTCGCCGCCGTCTCGCTCCTGCTGCTCGCGGCGCGCGGCGCCGGCGCGATCTGCACCGCGTCGCAGATCGTCGGCGTCGACCCGAGCTGTCCCGCCGGCACGGGCCCCTGCACCATCTCCGCCACCTACAGCGTCAACGACGGCTGCACGCTCGACTTCGGCCCGCGCCCCGTCGCGCTCACCGGACGCCTCAACATCACCAACGTGATGAGCGGCACGCCCGACGAGCGCAAGCACGTCGGCAGCGCCACCATTCGCGCCGGCAGCCTGGCGATCGCCGCCAGCGGCTTCATCGACGGCATCGGCCAGGCGGCGGACGAGACCGGCGGCCTGGTGATCGTCGAGGTCACCGGCAGCTTCAGCACCGCCAAGAGCAGCCGCATCAATCTCTCCGGCAATCGCATGGGCGGCACGCTCATCGTCCGCGCCGGCACCACGGTGGTGATCGCCGGCATCATCCTCGCGGACTATCTGAACGCCGGCGCCGCCGGCGGCGTGATCGATCTCACCGCCGGCGGCGACATGACCCTGACCAGCGACAGCACCGTCTCCGCCCGCGGCGGCAACGACTCGGACGGCGGCGGCGAGATCGACCTCACCGCCGGCGGCAACATGACGGTCCAGCCGCAGCTCCGGGTCAGCGGCTACGACGGCGGCTTCGTCGAGGTCCGCGCCGAGGGCGCCCTGACGTTCGCGGCGGCCGACGCCACCGGCAACGGCGATGCCGGCAGCGGCGGCTGCATCGATCTCAGCGGCGGCGCCGGGACGACGATCACCGGCACGGTGACCGCCAACGGCACGACCGGCTCCTTCATGAGCGGCGGCTGCGGCGGCCTGATCTGCATCGACGGCGACGCGGGGACCCTGACCGTCGCGTCGAGCGCCGCCATCAACGCCAATGGCGCCTCGCCGGACGGCGGCGGCGGTCAGGTGTCGCTGGTGAGCGCCGGCTCGGTCGTCGTCAGCGGCGCCATCCAGGCGCGCGGTCCGACGGGCGGCATCGACGGCGGCACCTGCGGCGGCGACATCTGCATCGATGCCGGACTCGACGCGACCGTCAACGCCAGACCGAACGCCAACAACGCGACGCTCGATGCCAGCGGCAGCGATGCCGGCGGGGCGCTGGAGATGATCGCCGGACGCGACATCACGGTGAACGGCAAGGTCGACCTGCGCGGCCGCGAACAATGCGCCTACGGCGGCGATGCCGTCCTGCGCGCCGGCAACAAGGGCCCCGGCCAGCTCACCCTCGGCGCCACCATCGACGTCAGCAGCGCCCGCGCCTGCTCGCTCGACGACGGGACCGGCGGCAGCACCGATCTGTTCGGCTGCAACGTCACCCTGACCAACGCCGCGTCTCTCCTCGCCACCGCGCCGTACGGCGGCCAGCACACCCTCACCGCCCGCGAGCAACTCAGCATCCAGGGCCTGGTCGACGCCACCCGTACCCTCGGCAGCGGCCTCAACGGCAAGACCCTCCTCCAGCACACGGCGCGGAAATCCCCCAACCTGGTGGGTGCCACCTTCCGGCCGGCGCCGCAGATCCAGGCGTTCACCACCTGCCCGACCCAGGGACCGACGATGCCGGCCTGCCTCGACCCCTGCCCGACCTGCGGCAACGGCCAGGTGGAATACCCCGAGACCTGCGACCTCGGCGTCATGCCGCCGACGAGCTGCAACGGATGCTCGGCGTTCTGCCAGATCGAGGACTGCAACGACGGCCTGACCTGCACCGGCGATCAGTGCCTGCCCACCATCGGCTGCCGCCATCGCGTCACGCCGGCGTGCACCGAGCCGCCGACGCCGAGCCCGACCGCCACCGGCACGCCGCCCACGGCCACCGTGACGACCACCCCATCCGCCACGCGGACGGCGACGGAGACCCCGACGCCGCCTCCGACCGCGACCCCGACCGCGACCCCAAGCGCCACCGTGCCGCCGAGCGCCACGCCCACCCCGTCTGCGACGCCCTCCGCGACGGCGACGCCGACCGCCACGGCGACGGCAAGCGACACGGCAACGGCAACCGCGACGGCGAGCGCCACGGCCTCCGCCAGCGCCACCGCGAGCCGAACCGCTACCGCCACCGGCACCACAACGCCCAGCGCGTCTGCCTCCGCGACCGCCGCCGACACGCCGACGCCGCTCGCCACCGCCACGCCGGTGGACAGCGTCACGCCGCCGCCGACCGCCACCGCGACCGCCAGCGCCACGCTCGAGCCGTCCGCGACGGCGAGCGCCACCGCCACCAGCGCGCCGCCCGCGTGCGCCGGCGATTGCAACGGCGACGGCAGCGTGACCGTCAACGAGCTGATCACCGGCGTCAACATCGCCCTCGGCAACAGCGCCGCCGACGCCTGCCCCTCGTTCGACCGCAACGGCGACGGGGCGGTGTCGATCAACGAGCTGATCGCCGCCGTCAACGCGGCGCTGACCGGCTGCTGAGGATGAACGACGACGCGACCGCCGAGGCGATCCTGCGGCGCTTCCGCCGCGTCGCGGTGGTCGGCATCTCCGCCGACCCCAGCCGGCCCTCACACGAGGTCGCGACCTATCTGCGCCACGCCGGCTACCAGATCCTGCCGGTCAACCCGGCGCTCGCCACCTGGGAGGGACTCGTCTGCGCCCCGGACCTCGCCGCGGTGCCGCCGCCCCTCGAAGTGGTCGATATCTTCCGCCGCTCGGAACACGCCGGCGCGGTGGTCGACCAGGCCATCGCCGCCGGTGCCCGCGCCGTGTGGATGCAGATCGGCGTCACCGATGCCGACGCCGCCGCGCGCGCGCGCGCCGCCGGCCTGCTGGTGGTGATGGACCGCTGCATGCTGCGCGAGCACCAGCGACTGCTGCGCTAGCGATCCGCCTCGCCCGTCGGCGCCAGGCGCGGACCGCGTCGCCTGCGAGCTGCCGGCCGACGGCTGAAGGCCGCCGGTTCAGTGGTCGCCGTGCTCGCCGGGCGGATTCGTCCGCGCCGCGAACTCGCGCTGGCCCTGCACCTCGCGGAAGTGGCCGAGGGCCCAGCGCACGGTGGGAAAGGCGAGGTCGCCCCAGGGGATCTCGTCCCAGGTGAACAGCCCGACCTCCAGGCTCTCCGGACCGGCGGCGACGTCGGGACTGAGCAGCCGGGCGCGGTAGATCACCTGCACCTGGCTGACGCGCGGGATGTTGTAGACGGCGAGCAGGGCGTCGATCTCGATGCGCGCCAGCGCTTCCTCCCAGGCCTCGCGCGCCGCGCCGTCGACGGTCGCCTCCCGCGCCTCGAGATACCCCGCCGGCAGGGTCCAGAACCCGCGTCGCGGCTCGATCGCCCGCTTGCAGAGCAGGATGCGGTCGCCCCACGTGCACACGGAGCCGACCACGACCTTCGGATTCTCGTAGCTGACGAACCCGCAGGTGTCGCAGACCAGCCGCTCGCGGTTGTCGCCGTCCGGCGTGCGGCGGGAGAAATGGTCGGGATGCTGGGGGTTCGCCATGGGCGGAGTGTGCACGGCCGGCTGCGCACGGACAAGGGGCGCGCCGGCTCCCGCCAGACGGGACGGGCGCGTTGCATGAGGCACCGGCGCGGCGCATGTTCCCGGCATGGAACCGTGGGAACTGGCGGCGCGCGAGGCGATCCGCGAGCTCGTCGCCGCCTACGCGCACGCGGCGGACTCGGGGCGCTTCGACGAGGTCGCCGGACTCTTCGCCGCCGACGGCGTGCTCGAGACGCCGGACCGTGTCGAGCATCGCGGCCGCGACGGCATCCGCGCCTTTCTCGGCGGCACCGGCGCGGCCCTCGCCAGCGTCACCGCGGCGCCGCTCATCCGCCACCACGTCAGCAACCTGCGCATCGCGGTCAGCGGCGCCGACGACGCGACCGGCGCCGCCTACTTCTTCGTCGTCACCGAGCGCGGCCCCGACCACTGGGGCCGCTACCGCGATCGCTACGTCCGCGGCGCCGAGGGGTGGCGCTTCGCCCACCGCCGGGTGCGCCTCGACGGCTACGCCGCCACGAGCTGGGTCGCCGAGCGGCGCCGCTGAGCGGCCCGCCGCCGCGCCCGGCTCGCCGGCCGAAACGCGCGCGGGGTGCCGATCGGCGACCGGCACCCCGCGCAGCCTGGAGGAGACGGGCGAGTTACGGCGCCGCCGGTTTGCGGATGACGCCGGAGGCGACGATTGCCGAGAGGCTGCCGTTCTCCGAGGTCACCTTCACGGTGATGGTCACCGGCGTGTCCGCATCGCCCTGGCCCGGCGTGTCGTCGAGCAGGGTGAAGTGGAAGCGGGTGAGACCCTCGACCAACTGGTTGAACGACTGGCCATCGGGAATGGTGATGTCGCCGCCGATCACCTGGCCGGCGTTGGCTTCGACGGAGATCGTCGAGCCACCGACCAGCGGGTTGCGCAGGTCGTCGTGCACCAGCAGCTCGAAGGTCTGGCCGCCGCCGTCGGGGATGTCGAACGAGGTCGGCAAGGCCAGCGGCGACTGGGTCGGCCCGGAGAAGGTGACCGGGAACTGGGCGAAGACCAGGATGTTGTTGTCCCAGACCCCGGGCGTGCCCTGGATGCCCCAGACGCCGTCGAGCGACCCGGTGTCGATGAAGAGCTCGAACTCGGTGTCGGGATCGAAGGCGCCGTTGCACAGCGAGCTCGGCGCAAAGTAGTTGCACAGGGTGTCGGTCGGCCGCATCGGGCGAGCCAGGTCCGACGGCAGCGGCCGGTAGTCGATGAACGGCTCGCGCACCATGTCGGTGGTGATGAGCTCGCCGGCGTCGAACCTGCCGTTGCCGTTGTTGTCGAGGAAGCCCTCTTCGCCGCGGGTGAAGGCGAGCACGGTGACGATGCCCGAGTCGGGGATGTTGCCCTCGGTGATCAGCGTCGCCGAGGCGACGCCCGCGGAATTGGTGGAGACCGGGTCGACGATCGAGGCGCCGTTGGTGGTGAAGGACACCGAGGTCCCCGGTGGCACGGCGTTGCCGAAGCGGTCGTTGACGTAGGCCGAGACCTTGTCCTCGATCCCGAAGCGGACGCGGCCGGCGACGTTCAGCTTCTCGGCCGCCATGCTGAACCGCGTCTGCGCCGGCGGCGCGCCGACGATCTTCACCTGGGTCGACTGGGCGAAGAGGTCGGGGGTGCCGTCGCTGTTGGCGTCGACCTGGGCGATCACCTGCACCGACGTGGTGCGGATGCCGCTGGTCAGCGTGGTGCTGACGAGGCCCTGGTCGTTGGTGACGCCCGACAGCGGCGCGATGGTCTCGCCGCCGATGGCGGTGACGACGAAGGTGACCGGCAGGTTGCGCACCGGGTTGGTGTGCTGATCGGTGACCTTGAAGGTCAGCACCGATTGCTCGGTGAGGCCCGAGGCGCGGACGCCGATCTGGGTCGGCTGGGCGCTGACGAAGGCCACCGCCGCGGCCGGCAGGGTCGGCGTCGCGGTCGCGGTCGGGGTGCTGGTCGCCGGCGGCGTGCCGGTGACCGTCTCGGTCGGCGTGCCGGTGCTGGTGCCGGTCGGCGTCGCGGTGGCCGTCGGCTGGGTCGCGGTCGGCGTCGCCGGCCGCGAGTCGGGGAGGACGATGGTGGTGACGTCCTCGATGACCATGCCGGCGGCGGTGCGCACCCGCGCCCGCACCTGCACGGAAGTGCCCTGCTGGCTCTGCGTGTACTTGATGCAGGACAGCGCGTCGCCGGGTTGCGGGATCACCGTCAGCGAGCCGACATCGCACGGCGCCTGGCCGTTGGTGAAGCCGGGGCTGGTGACGGACACGCCGGGCACCGGGGTCACCAGGCTGAAGCTGACCGGCACGCCGTCGGCGACGGTGACGCCGAGGGAGTTGGTGACCAGGGCGCCGAGCACGCTGGTGAACGTGCCGTCGCCGTTGTCGGAGCGCTGGTTGACGAACAGGTCGACGCTGATGAACGCGGCGTTGCTGCCGTGCACCGCGATCGGCGCCTCGGTGGTGCGACCGAGCGCGTCGGTGACCGTCAGGCTCGCGTCGCCGACCTGCGAGCCGGCGCGCACGGTGACCGTGCCGCCGTCGCCGACCGAGCTGCTGCTCAGGCAGAGGTTCGGCGCCGACAGGGTGAACGGCGGCCGCGCGCCGGTGATGGTGAAGGTCTGGCTGGTGCCGTCACAGGACGGCGCGCCGCTGACGCCGGCGAGGAGGTCGGCCTGCGGCGGCGCGATCGCCGGCAGGCCGGGGGTCGGCGTCGGCGTGTCGGTCGGCGTCGCCGTGAACGTCGCGGTGGCGGTCGGCGTCGCCGTGTCGGTGGGCGTCGGCGTCGAGGTCGGCGTGAAGGTGAAGGTCGCCGTCGGGGTCGGCGTGTCGGTCGGCACCGGCGTGCCGGTCGGCGCCGGCAGGAGGACGCCGGCGGCGGAGATGAAGCGCGAGCCGTTGCCGCCCGGCGCGCTGCCGCTGGCCTGCGAGTCGACGCTGACGTTCACCGACAGGTTCTGCCGCGTCGTCGGCTCGCCTTCCTTCTCGTCGACGACGCGGAAGGTGAAGATGTTGAGCCCGGCGATGTACGACCCGAAGCTCTCGGAGTCGGGCAGCACGATCTCGGACGGGATGCCGAAGAGCTTCGCGCCCTCGCCGGCGAGCTCGACGGAGATCGTCGAGCCGCCGACCAGCGGGTTGAGGTCGCGGTCGGAGACGGTGAGCGTGAACTGCTGCTCGCCGCCGTCCGCGATGGTGAAGGTGCGGGGCTCCAGCGTGAGCACGGTGGGGGCGGAGAAGGTGACCGGGATCGAGGCGGAGAGCAGCGCGTTGCCGTCCCACACCCCCGGCGACTGGGCGCTGTCCCAGACGCCGTTGCCGTTCACGTCGATGAAACGCTCGGCCGCGTTGCTGTCGTAGCGGCCGTTGCCGTTGGTGTCCGTGTAGGGCTCGGCGTCGTCGTGACGGCCGTTCTGGTTGGTGTCGACGTACGGCTCGCCGACGTCGAACACGCCGTTGCCGTTGGTGTCCGAGTACGGCTCCTCGGCGTCCCAGCGCCCGTTGCGGTTCGTGTCGGTGAACGGCTCGGGCGGATCGTACCGGCCGTTGAAGTTGGCGTCGATGAACGGCTCCGGCGCGTCGACGAAGACCTCGTCGGCATCGTGGATGCCGTTGCCGTTGCTGTCGACGAACGACTCCTCGCCGCGCGTCGTGGCGAGGACGGTGACGATGCCGTCGGGCGGCACGCCGCCCTCGCTGATCAGCGTCGTGGTGGCGCGGCCCGCGTCGTCGGTCTGCTCCTGGTTGAAGACGCTGGCGCCGTTGGAGGTGAAGTTGACCACCGTGCCCGGCGCCACCGCGTTGCCGAAGTGGTCGTTGAGGAAGGCGGTGATCTCGTTCTCGATGCCGAAGGTGACGCGGCCGGCGATGTTGACGAAGTTGGCGGCCAGGCTGAAGCGGTCGGCGCTCGGCGGGCCGCCGACGATGTTCACCGGCGTGAACACGTTGACCACCTCGTTGATGCCGTCGCCGTTGACGTCGATGGTGGCGGTGATCTGCGCCGCCGAGGCGAGCGTGCCGGACGTCACGGTGGTGCGCACGATGCCGTCGGCATCGCTGATCGCCTCCGGCGTGATGCTGGCGCCGCCGACGGCGGCGAGGAAGAAGCGCACCGGCACGTTGGCGATCGTCTGGTTCAGGCGGTTCTTGACCGCGAACGACACCACCGACTGGGTGGGTCGGCCGGAGGACTGGACGCCGATGACCTCCGGCGTCGCGCCCTCGAGGGTGATCACCGCCGGTCCGGCGCCGGGGCTCGGGCCGCTGGAGGCGACGGTCAGCTTCTCGGTGAGGCCAGCGCTGCGCGGCAGGCCGCCGCCGTAGACGGTGACCGTGACCTCGGTCCCGTCGGGCGTCCCCGCCGGGAGCGTGAGCGTCG
Coding sequences within it:
- a CDS encoding AAA family ATPase — its product is MRSTTAVGVRATRTEVTDNLDQLLAVLPPRVCDALRADPRAAEVIEVVCDLGRLPEARFADGVTPLAADVVTREDLDYVAARVGQFNADNRAGIERTLHRISALRNRMGDIVGVTCRVGRAVYGTIDVVRDVVEAGKSILLVGRPGVGKTTLLREAARVLADDLQRRVMIVDTSNEIGGDGDIAHPGIGRARRIQVPAPERQHAVMIEAVENHMPEVVVIDEIGTEAEALAARTIAERGVQLIATAHGNSLENLVANPTLADLVGGIQPVTLGDEEARRRRTQKTVLERKAPPTFDVVVEIRDRERFAVHVDVAMTVDRLLRHQVVEPEWRVRRPDGSVSVEAPAPSPAVPQPAHAVAPQGERPLRIFPYALRRERVERAVRALQVPAVVVDSPQQADVVLTLRAIVRKQPRRLRDGFAPGARVHAVASSSPGKIELALRELFDLDAPHPDQDEALREAEGAVIEVIAQRRPVELSPRPAYLRRLQHQLADAYGLDSQSVGREPSRHVLIRPAAD
- the purM gene encoding phosphoribosylformylglycinamidine cyclo-ligase, giving the protein MALSYEAVGVDTEGVDSGLRRLAEWINATFAFNPARPMLPLGYYANVLPVGAELAVAISTDGVGTKLLIAQRLGRYDTVGIDCVAMNANDVICVGARPLSLVDYIAVHHVDGDALAAIAKGLHDGARLADLNIPGGEIAQLREMVHESEGYPFELVGTCIGTLHPQRLLIGAAVDAGDVVVGIASSGLHSNGYTLARHALLERAGLRLEGRIAELGRTLGEELLEPTTMYVRPAMAMLDAGLPVKALLHITGDGLLNLSRIAAPMGFVIDRPLPPPPIFALIQRAADVSEAEMYRTFNMGTGLGVVVPPAAAERAIGIAAEHGQRAQVIGYATPDAERRIWLPAAGLVGAGKRFLPLDGPPPAA
- a CDS encoding CoA-binding protein — encoded protein: MNDDATAEAILRRFRRVAVVGISADPSRPSHEVATYLRHAGYQILPVNPALATWEGLVCAPDLAAVPPPLEVVDIFRRSEHAGAVVDQAIAAGARAVWMQIGVTDADAAARARAAGLLVVMDRCMLREHQRLLR
- a CDS encoding NUDIX hydrolase, whose amino-acid sequence is MANPQHPDHFSRRTPDGDNRERLVCDTCGFVSYENPKVVVGSVCTWGDRILLCKRAIEPRRGFWTLPAGYLEAREATVDGAAREAWEEALARIEIDALLAVYNIPRVSQVQVIYRARLLSPDVAAGPESLEVGLFTWDEIPWGDLAFPTVRWALGHFREVQGQREFAARTNPPGEHGDH
- a CDS encoding nuclear transport factor 2 family protein — encoded protein: MEPWELAAREAIRELVAAYAHAADSGRFDEVAGLFAADGVLETPDRVEHRGRDGIRAFLGGTGAALASVTAAPLIRHHVSNLRIAVSGADDATGAAYFFVVTERGPDHWGRYRDRYVRGAEGWRFAHRRVRLDGYAATSWVAERRR